Proteins encoded together in one Pseudomonas sp. Seg1 window:
- a CDS encoding aspartate aminotransferase family protein — protein sequence MNMPENAQSPLASQLKLDAHWMPYTANRNFQRDPRLIVGAEGSWLIDDKGRKVYDSLSGLWTCGAGHTRKEIQEAVSKQLGTLDYSPGFQYGHPLSFQLAEKITDLTPGNLNHVFFTDSGSECADTAVKMVRAYWRLKGQATKTKMIGRARGYHGVNIAGTSLGGVNGNRKLFGQAMMDVDHLPHTLLASNAFSRGMPEQGGIALADELLKLIELHDASNIAAVFVEPMAGSAGVLVPPQGYLKRLREICDQHNILLVFDEVITGFGRTGSMFGADSFGVTPDLMCIAKQVTNGAIPMGAVIASSEIYQTFMNQPTPEYAVEFPHGYTYSAHPVACAAGLAALDLLQKENLVQSVAEVAPHFENALHGLKGSKNVIDIRNYGLAGAIQIAHRDGDAIVRPFEAGMALWKAGFYVRFGGDTLQFGPTFNSKPQDLDRLFDAVGEVLNKLD from the coding sequence ATGAACATGCCTGAAAACGCACAGTCGCCACTGGCCAGCCAACTGAAGCTGGACGCGCACTGGATGCCGTACACCGCCAACCGCAACTTTCAGCGCGACCCGCGTCTGATCGTTGGCGCGGAAGGCAGCTGGCTGATCGACGACAAGGGCCGCAAGGTGTACGACTCGCTGTCGGGTCTGTGGACCTGCGGCGCCGGGCACACCCGCAAGGAAATTCAGGAAGCGGTATCGAAACAACTCGGCACGCTGGATTACTCGCCGGGCTTCCAGTACGGCCATCCGCTGTCGTTCCAACTGGCGGAGAAAATCACTGACCTGACCCCGGGCAACCTGAACCATGTGTTCTTCACCGATTCCGGTTCCGAGTGCGCCGACACCGCGGTGAAAATGGTGCGTGCCTACTGGCGCCTGAAAGGTCAGGCGACCAAAACCAAAATGATCGGCCGCGCCCGTGGCTACCACGGCGTGAACATCGCCGGCACCAGCCTCGGCGGCGTCAACGGCAACCGCAAGCTGTTTGGTCAGGCGATGATGGATGTCGATCACCTGCCGCACACCTTGCTGGCGAGCAATGCGTTCTCTCGTGGCATGCCGGAGCAGGGCGGTATCGCCCTGGCCGATGAGTTGCTGAAGCTGATCGAACTGCACGACGCGTCGAACATCGCGGCGGTGTTCGTTGAACCAATGGCCGGCTCCGCTGGCGTTCTGGTTCCGCCACAGGGTTACCTGAAACGTCTGCGCGAGATCTGCGATCAGCACAACATCCTGCTGGTGTTCGACGAAGTGATCACCGGTTTCGGCCGTACCGGTTCGATGTTCGGCGCCGACAGTTTCGGTGTGACCCCGGACCTGATGTGCATCGCCAAGCAAGTCACCAACGGCGCGATCCCGATGGGCGCAGTGATTGCCAGCTCTGAGATCTACCAGACTTTCATGAATCAGCCGACCCCGGAATACGCTGTGGAATTCCCCCACGGTTACACCTACTCGGCACACCCGGTGGCATGCGCCGCTGGCCTGGCGGCACTCGACCTGCTGCAAAAGGAAAACCTGGTGCAGAGCGTGGCCGAGGTTGCACCGCATTTCGAAAACGCACTGCACGGTCTGAAAGGTTCGAAGAACGTCATCGACATCCGTAACTACGGCCTGGCCGGTGCGATCCAGATTGCCCATCGTGATGGCGACGCCATCGTACGTCCGTTCGAAGCGGGCATGGCCCTGTGGAAAGCCGGGTTCTACGTGCGCTTCGGCGGCGACACCCTGCAGTTCGGCCCAACCTTCAACAGCAAGCCGCAAGACCTTGATCGTCTGTTCGACGCGGTCGGCGAAGTGCTGAACAAGCTCGACTGA
- a CDS encoding CoA-acylating methylmalonate-semialdehyde dehydrogenase, giving the protein MSVIPHLINGELVTENGRAVDVFNPSTGQAIHKLPLASQATIQKAIDAAKAAFPAWRNTPPAKRAQVMFRFKQLLEQNEARISQLISEEHGKTLEDAAGELKRGIENVEFACAAPEILKGEYSRNVGPNIDAWSDFQPLGIVAGITPFNFPAMVPLWMYPLAIVCGNCFILKPSERDPSSTLLIAQLLLEAGLPKGVMSVVHGDKTAVDALIEAPEVKALSFVGSTPIAEYIYAEGTKRGKRVQALGGAKNHAVLMPDADLDNAVSALMGAAYGSCGERCMAISVAVCVGDQVADALVAKLVPQIKALKIGAGTSCGLDMGPLVTGQARDKVSGYVDDGVAAGATLVVDGRGLSVAGHEEGFFLGGCLFDNVTPDMRIYKEEIFGPVLCVVRVNSLEEAMQLINDHEYGNGTCIFTRDGEAARLFCDEIEVGMVGVNVPLPVPVAYHSFGGWKRSLFGDLHAYGPDGVRFYTRRKAITQRWPQRASHEASQFAFPSL; this is encoded by the coding sequence ATGAGCGTTATCCCGCATTTGATCAATGGCGAACTGGTGACCGAGAACGGTCGCGCGGTTGATGTGTTCAACCCGTCCACCGGTCAGGCGATCCACAAACTGCCACTGGCGAGCCAGGCAACCATCCAGAAAGCTATTGATGCCGCCAAGGCTGCGTTTCCGGCATGGCGCAATACGCCACCGGCCAAGCGTGCGCAGGTGATGTTCCGCTTCAAGCAATTGCTGGAGCAGAACGAAGCACGCATCTCGCAATTGATCAGTGAAGAACACGGCAAGACCCTGGAAGACGCCGCCGGTGAATTGAAGCGCGGTATCGAGAACGTCGAGTTCGCCTGCGCAGCTCCGGAAATCCTCAAGGGCGAGTACAGCCGTAACGTCGGTCCGAACATCGACGCATGGTCGGACTTCCAGCCGCTGGGCATTGTTGCCGGTATCACGCCGTTCAACTTCCCGGCCATGGTGCCGCTGTGGATGTACCCGCTGGCGATCGTCTGCGGCAACTGCTTCATCCTCAAACCGTCCGAGCGTGATCCAAGCTCCACTCTGCTGATCGCTCAGTTGCTGCTGGAAGCCGGTCTGCCGAAAGGCGTGATGAGTGTGGTCCATGGCGACAAGACTGCGGTAGACGCGCTGATCGAAGCGCCGGAAGTCAAAGCGCTGAGTTTCGTCGGTTCGACGCCGATTGCTGAATACATCTACGCCGAAGGCACCAAGCGCGGCAAACGTGTTCAGGCACTGGGCGGAGCGAAGAACCATGCGGTGCTGATGCCGGATGCCGATCTGGATAACGCGGTCAGCGCACTGATGGGCGCGGCTTACGGTTCCTGCGGTGAGCGCTGCATGGCAATTTCGGTCGCCGTGTGTGTGGGTGACCAAGTGGCGGATGCGCTGGTGGCGAAACTGGTCCCACAGATCAAGGCACTGAAAATTGGCGCTGGCACTTCGTGCGGTCTGGATATGGGACCACTGGTGACTGGTCAGGCCCGCGACAAAGTCAGCGGTTACGTTGATGACGGCGTGGCAGCGGGCGCGACCCTGGTGGTCGACGGTCGTGGGCTGAGCGTGGCGGGGCATGAAGAGGGCTTCTTCCTCGGTGGCTGCCTGTTCGACAACGTCACCCCTGATATGCGTATCTATAAAGAAGAGATTTTCGGGCCAGTGCTGTGCGTTGTCCGGGTGAACAGCCTGGAAGAGGCGATGCAGCTGATCAACGATCACGAATACGGCAACGGTACTTGCATCTTCACCCGTGACGGTGAAGCGGCGCGGCTGTTCTGCGACGAGATCGAAGTCGGCATGGTTGGTGTCAACGTGCCGTTGCCGGTGCCGGTGGCTTATCACAGCTTCGGCGGCTGGAAGCGCTCGCTGTTCGGCGATTTGCATGCCTATGGTCCGGATGGTGTGCGCTTCTATACTCGTCGCAAGGCAATCACTCAGCGCTGGCCGCAGCGTGCGAGCCATGAAGCGTCGCAGTTCGCCTTCCCTAGCTTGTAA
- the recC gene encoding exodeoxyribonuclease V subunit gamma, which yields MPDAQSLNAAFMVVQSNSLDELRSLVVSIMRRYPLAPLENEIALVQSNGIAQWLKLALAEDPEENDLGGCGIAAAIDVQLPGSFMWQLYRMVLGRDEIPAKSLLDKAPLTWRLMRLLPQVIDRPHFEPLQRFLTHDTDLRKRYQLSERLADLFDQYQVYRADWLEDWAEGRHQLRNVRGEVKPLPPTSCWQAELWRALLEDVGAKGMAQSRAGVHQRFIERIGSIEHAPTGLPSRVIVFGISSLPAQVLEALAGLARFSQVLLCVHNPCRHHWADIVADKDLLRHQYKRQSRKSGMPVVLDPETMHQHAHPLLAAWGKQGRDYINLLDSYDDPNSYRAAFRDGRIDLFSENQPHNLLNQLQDDILELRPLEETREHWPAVDLAHDNSIRFHIAHSAQREVEILHDQLLARFSANPDLRPRDVIVMVPDIDSYAPHIRAVFGQLDRFDPRFIPFTLADQGQRGRDPLLIAVEHLLKLPDSRFPVSEILDLLDVPALRARFGMEERDLPTLHRWIEGAGVRWGMNAEQRAGLGLPDELEQNSWHFGLRRMLLGYAVGSSTDCAGIEPYDEIGGLDAALIGPLVALLDALELAHQELTRPAQPKEWGHRLQALMQLFFKASNEHDDYLLTQLEELRETWLETCEAVGLEDELPLTVVREAWLAGLDQGRLSQRFLAGAVNFCTLMPMRAIPFKLVCLLGMNDGDYPRAQPPLDFDLMGSDYRPGDRSRREDDRYLLLEALLSARNQLYISWVGRSIRDNSERPASVLIGQLRDHLASGWRLIDDSQDLLSAMTEEHPLQPFSARYFHEGDQLFSYASEWQVLHQPHELRNEAELLAPYVQEEPLSLALLQDFLRNPVRHFFTQRLKVYFEAADAPLADEEPFVLDALQRYTLSDSLLEAALRQPDNVEQALQAQARRLQNSGLLPMAGFGECLQRELIEPLPDLLQRYQQLLTLWPTPLASAIPISLELQGLRLEGWLSGLHQRADGGVLSVTTIPNSIGSIKSRKWHRLIKPWVNHLVACASGLSLTTALVASDDTLLLESMEQDRAVRFLGDLLLAWLAGMRQPLPIAVKTAFAWLSQTDPLKAEAAARKAYEGDGQTSEGERRESPALSRQFADFDALLADETFSGWCDALYRPLVEAPWRSLSNEGARA from the coding sequence ATGCCGGACGCCCAGTCCCTCAACGCTGCATTCATGGTGGTTCAGAGCAATAGCCTGGACGAACTGCGCAGCCTGGTGGTCAGCATAATGCGGCGCTATCCGCTGGCTCCCTTGGAGAACGAAATTGCCCTGGTGCAGAGCAATGGCATCGCGCAGTGGCTTAAATTGGCCTTGGCTGAAGATCCTGAGGAAAACGACCTCGGTGGTTGTGGTATCGCAGCGGCGATAGATGTTCAATTGCCCGGCAGTTTCATGTGGCAGCTCTACCGTATGGTTTTGGGCCGAGATGAAATTCCAGCCAAATCCCTGCTCGATAAAGCTCCGCTGACCTGGCGCCTCATGCGTCTGCTGCCTCAGGTCATCGACCGTCCGCATTTCGAACCGTTGCAACGCTTCCTCACTCACGACACCGACTTGCGCAAGCGCTATCAGCTATCCGAGCGCCTGGCGGATCTATTCGACCAATATCAGGTGTATCGAGCCGACTGGCTTGAGGATTGGGCGGAAGGTCGGCATCAACTGCGCAATGTCAGAGGCGAAGTAAAGCCACTACCGCCCACCAGTTGCTGGCAGGCTGAACTCTGGCGCGCGCTCCTGGAGGATGTAGGTGCAAAAGGTATGGCGCAAAGCCGCGCCGGTGTACATCAGCGATTTATCGAGCGCATCGGTAGCATCGAGCACGCACCTACCGGGCTGCCTTCGCGAGTGATCGTCTTCGGGATTTCTTCGCTTCCGGCTCAAGTACTTGAAGCTTTGGCTGGCCTCGCCCGGTTCAGCCAGGTTTTGCTGTGTGTGCACAACCCATGTCGGCATCACTGGGCCGACATCGTTGCGGACAAGGATTTGCTGCGTCACCAATACAAGCGGCAATCGCGCAAGAGCGGCATGCCTGTCGTACTTGATCCCGAGACAATGCATCAACACGCACATCCTCTATTGGCAGCATGGGGTAAGCAAGGCCGTGACTACATCAACCTGCTCGATAGCTATGACGACCCAAACAGCTATCGAGCGGCATTTCGCGATGGGCGTATCGACCTGTTCAGCGAAAATCAGCCGCATAACCTGCTCAATCAACTCCAGGACGACATTCTCGAATTGCGCCCACTCGAGGAGACCCGCGAGCATTGGCCGGCTGTTGATCTGGCACACGACAACTCGATCCGTTTTCACATCGCTCACAGCGCTCAACGCGAGGTGGAGATTCTCCATGATCAGCTGTTGGCACGTTTCAGTGCCAATCCGGATCTACGCCCTCGCGACGTGATCGTGATGGTGCCGGACATCGACAGCTATGCGCCGCATATCCGCGCGGTGTTTGGTCAGCTTGATCGATTTGATCCACGCTTTATTCCTTTCACATTGGCGGATCAGGGCCAACGCGGTCGTGATCCATTGCTGATTGCGGTTGAACACCTGCTCAAACTGCCGGACAGTCGTTTCCCTGTCAGTGAAATCCTCGACTTGCTCGACGTTCCCGCATTACGCGCTCGTTTCGGCATGGAGGAGCGTGACTTGCCGACGTTGCACCGCTGGATTGAAGGCGCTGGTGTGCGTTGGGGAATGAACGCGGAGCAGCGTGCCGGGCTAGGTCTGCCGGATGAACTGGAGCAGAACAGCTGGCATTTCGGTCTGCGACGAATGCTTCTTGGCTACGCTGTCGGCAGCTCGACTGACTGTGCGGGTATCGAGCCCTATGATGAAATCGGGGGACTGGATGCCGCATTGATCGGGCCATTGGTGGCCCTGCTCGATGCTCTGGAACTCGCACATCAGGAACTCACCCGGCCGGCACAGCCCAAGGAGTGGGGTCATCGGCTGCAAGCGTTGATGCAGCTGTTCTTTAAAGCCAGTAACGAACACGACGATTACTTGCTGACCCAGCTAGAAGAGCTTCGTGAAACCTGGCTGGAGACCTGCGAGGCTGTTGGCCTTGAGGATGAGTTGCCCCTGACTGTCGTTCGCGAGGCCTGGCTCGCCGGGCTGGATCAGGGCCGTTTGTCTCAACGCTTTCTTGCCGGCGCGGTGAACTTCTGCACGCTGATGCCCATGCGTGCCATTCCTTTCAAACTCGTTTGTTTGCTGGGTATGAACGACGGTGATTACCCCCGTGCACAACCGCCTCTCGATTTTGACCTGATGGGTAGCGACTATCGTCCGGGCGACCGTTCCCGGCGAGAGGATGATCGCTATCTGTTGCTCGAGGCGCTGCTGTCAGCACGTAATCAGCTCTATATCAGTTGGGTCGGGCGCAGCATTCGTGACAACAGCGAGAGGCCTGCTTCGGTGCTCATCGGCCAGTTACGCGATCACCTCGCCAGTGGTTGGCGATTGATCGATGACAGTCAGGATCTGTTGAGCGCCATGACTGAGGAGCATCCACTGCAACCCTTCAGTGCCCGCTATTTCCATGAGGGAGATCAACTGTTCAGCTATGCCAGCGAGTGGCAGGTTCTGCATCAACCTCATGAGCTACGAAACGAGGCAGAATTACTCGCCCCCTATGTACAAGAGGAACCGTTGAGTCTGGCTCTGTTGCAGGACTTTTTACGTAATCCGGTTCGGCATTTTTTTACCCAGAGACTCAAGGTCTACTTCGAAGCCGCCGATGCACCGCTGGCCGATGAAGAGCCTTTTGTACTCGACGCCCTGCAGCGATATACGCTCAGCGACAGCCTGCTAGAAGCCGCGCTCAGGCAGCCGGACAATGTCGAGCAAGCGCTCCAGGCTCAGGCGCGACGTCTGCAAAATAGCGGCCTGTTGCCAATGGCCGGATTCGGCGAGTGCCTGCAAAGGGAATTGATTGAGCCACTGCCGGACTTGCTACAACGCTATCAGCAACTACTGACGCTTTGGCCGACTCCGCTCGCCAGTGCCATCCCGATCAGTCTCGAGTTGCAGGGGTTGCGTCTTGAAGGATGGCTCTCGGGTTTGCATCAACGCGCTGACGGAGGCGTGTTGTCGGTCACGACCATTCCCAACAGCATCGGCTCGATCAAAAGCCGCAAATGGCATCGACTGATCAAACCCTGGGTCAATCATCTCGTGGCCTGCGCCAGCGGGCTCTCATTGACCACCGCATTGGTGGCCAGTGACGACACATTGCTGCTCGAGTCTATGGAGCAAGACAGAGCCGTTCGGTTTCTTGGCGACCTTCTTCTCGCCTGGCTGGCCGGCATGCGTCAGCCTCTGCCGATCGCAGTGAAGACCGCTTTTGCCTGGCTATCTCAGACCGATCCGCTCAAAGCTGAAGCGGCTGCTCGCAAAGCCTACGAAGGTGACGGACAGACCAGTGAAGGCGAACGCCGCGAAAGTCCGGCGCTGTCCCGCCAATTTGCCGACTTCGATGCATTACTCGCGGACGAAACATTTTCCGGTTGGTGCGATGCTCTTTATCGCCCTCTGGTGGAAGCGCCCTGGCGCTCATTGTCCAATGAAGGGGCGCGCGCATGA
- the recB gene encoding exodeoxyribonuclease V subunit beta: MSTKTPLALAFPLRGSQLIEASAGTGKTFTISALYLRLILGHGGESNGFARELLPPQILVVTFTDAATKELRERIRTRLAEAARFFRDETPAPDGLIAELRDQFDLQQWPGCANRLDIAAQWMDEAAVSTIHSWCQRMLREHAFDSGSLFTQSLETDHSDLLGEVLRDYWRLFCYPMQGDALNWVRSNWGGPAALLPRVRGLFASERESDESKAPAELIDDCLQERRAALIELKMPWRQWADELLAICHQGVASKSVDGRKMQARYFEPWFEKLKNWAEDESLEQLDIGTGFTRLTPDGMAEAWKGQAPTHPGLDAMPGLKSSLDALPTPDAAVLQHAAKWVGARFEEEKRRRAEMGFDDMLLRLDAALQSEGGERLATLIREQFPVALIDEFQDTDPVQYRIFESIYRIEDNNPDTGLFLIGDPKQAIYAFRGADIYTYLRARQATTGRLHTLGTNFRSSHGMVKAVNHVFERAESREQGRGAFLFREKNGDNPVPFQPVESQGRKEELQIAGQDVAALNVWHLSTDQPLSGAVYRQQLAAACASEITALLNGGQNGSAGFIQDDKAFKGLRPSDIAILVRDGKEAQAVRGELANRGVRSVYLSDKDSVFAAQEAHDLLSWLKACAEPDVERSLKAALACITLNLPLAELERLNQDELVWETRVMQFRGYRELWRKQGVLPMLRRLLHDFRLPQTLIARSDGERVLTNLLHLSELMQQAAAELDGEQALIRHLAELLALSGQAGEEQILRLESDEQLVKVVTIHKSKGLEYPLVFLPFICSAKPVDGSRLPLHYHDASGKAQVSLRPTAELIAQADDERLAEDLRLLYVALTRAQHACWLGVTDLKRGNNNSSVLHLSALGYLLGGGASLGESIALDRWLQDLQQDCPAICIGEMPQPTDEHYQPPRNDAILSATLLPKRKASENWWIASYSALRISDVLSVGSDEAPDSPQAQKLFDDERLDPDAPREIITGGADIHRFPRGPNPGTFLHGLLEWAGDDGFAVTREALEDAIARRCNLRGWEGWIITLSDWLQHLLQLPLPIGDSQPPVILEQLKQYRVEMEFWFASHKVDVLKLDELVRQYTHNGVARVAAEPVQLNGMFKGFIDLTFEHDGRYYVADYKSNWLGTDDLAYTEQAMEQSILDNRYDLQYVLYLLALHRQLKARLPDYDYERHVGGALYLFLRGTRAASRGAYFVRPPRELIERLDRMFQGKPEPKAEPLWEQGVLL, translated from the coding sequence ATGAGTACGAAGACACCCCTTGCGCTGGCATTCCCTCTGCGTGGCAGCCAGTTGATCGAAGCCAGCGCCGGCACCGGCAAAACCTTCACCATTTCTGCGCTCTACCTACGCCTGATTCTTGGCCATGGCGGCGAATCGAACGGGTTCGCCCGCGAACTGTTGCCGCCGCAAATTCTTGTGGTGACGTTCACCGACGCGGCAACCAAGGAGCTGCGTGAGCGGATTCGCACGCGTCTTGCCGAGGCCGCGCGATTCTTCCGCGATGAGACGCCAGCGCCTGACGGATTGATTGCCGAACTACGAGATCAATTCGATCTTCAACAGTGGCCAGGTTGCGCCAACCGTCTGGACATCGCCGCACAGTGGATGGACGAGGCCGCGGTCTCCACCATCCACAGTTGGTGTCAGCGCATGTTGCGCGAACATGCTTTCGATAGCGGAAGTCTGTTTACCCAATCCCTCGAAACGGATCACAGCGATTTGCTCGGCGAAGTGCTGCGCGATTACTGGCGGCTGTTCTGTTACCCGATGCAGGGCGATGCGTTGAATTGGGTTCGCAGCAACTGGGGTGGACCTGCGGCGTTGCTGCCTCGGGTGCGAGGCTTGTTCGCCAGCGAGCGCGAGAGCGACGAAAGCAAGGCACCGGCGGAGTTGATCGATGATTGTCTGCAAGAGCGGCGCGCTGCGTTGATCGAATTGAAAATGCCGTGGCGGCAGTGGGCTGATGAGTTGCTTGCGATTTGTCATCAAGGTGTTGCGAGTAAAAGCGTCGATGGTCGCAAGATGCAGGCCCGCTACTTTGAGCCGTGGTTCGAAAAGCTCAAGAACTGGGCTGAAGACGAGTCCCTCGAACAACTGGACATCGGCACAGGATTCACTCGGCTGACGCCCGACGGAATGGCTGAAGCCTGGAAAGGCCAGGCTCCAACTCATCCGGGGCTGGACGCCATGCCGGGGCTCAAGTCGAGTCTCGATGCATTGCCAACCCCCGATGCTGCCGTACTGCAACACGCCGCCAAGTGGGTAGGTGCACGCTTCGAAGAAGAGAAACGCCGGCGTGCCGAGATGGGCTTCGACGACATGCTCTTGCGCCTGGATGCTGCGCTGCAGTCAGAGGGCGGCGAACGCCTTGCCACATTGATCCGCGAGCAATTCCCGGTTGCACTGATCGACGAGTTCCAGGACACCGACCCGGTGCAGTACCGGATCTTCGAGAGCATTTACCGCATCGAGGACAACAATCCGGACACCGGACTGTTTCTGATTGGCGACCCCAAACAGGCGATTTACGCGTTCCGTGGCGCAGACATCTATACCTACTTGCGTGCTCGCCAAGCCACCACCGGCCGACTGCATACCTTGGGTACCAACTTCCGTTCCAGCCATGGCATGGTGAAAGCGGTCAATCACGTGTTCGAGCGCGCCGAATCCCGTGAGCAGGGCCGCGGCGCGTTTTTGTTCCGGGAGAAGAACGGTGACAACCCGGTGCCCTTCCAGCCTGTCGAATCCCAGGGCCGTAAAGAAGAACTGCAGATTGCCGGGCAGGACGTCGCGGCGCTGAATGTCTGGCACTTGTCCACCGATCAGCCGCTGTCAGGCGCGGTCTATCGCCAGCAATTGGCGGCTGCATGTGCCAGCGAAATCACCGCGCTGCTCAATGGCGGGCAAAACGGTAGCGCCGGTTTTATTCAGGACGACAAGGCCTTCAAAGGCCTGCGACCTTCCGATATCGCAATCCTCGTCCGTGACGGAAAAGAAGCTCAGGCGGTGCGCGGTGAACTCGCCAATCGCGGGGTCCGCAGCGTTTATCTGTCCGACAAGGATTCGGTTTTCGCAGCTCAGGAGGCACACGACTTGTTGTCTTGGCTCAAGGCTTGCGCCGAGCCGGATGTCGAGCGTTCCCTGAAAGCCGCGCTGGCCTGCATCACCCTGAATTTGCCACTGGCTGAGCTGGAGCGTCTGAACCAGGACGAACTGGTCTGGGAAACCCGCGTCATGCAGTTCCGTGGTTATCGTGAACTATGGCGCAAACAAGGTGTGCTGCCGATGCTGCGGCGCCTGCTGCATGACTTCCGCTTGCCGCAGACCTTGATCGCCCGCAGCGACGGCGAGCGGGTGCTGACCAACCTTCTGCATCTGTCAGAGCTGATGCAACAAGCCGCTGCCGAACTGGACGGCGAGCAAGCGCTGATCCGTCATCTGGCGGAACTGCTGGCGTTGTCAGGTCAGGCCGGTGAAGAGCAGATTCTGCGTCTGGAAAGCGACGAGCAACTGGTCAAGGTCGTGACCATTCACAAATCCAAAGGCCTCGAATATCCACTGGTGTTCCTGCCCTTCATCTGTTCAGCAAAACCGGTGGATGGCAGCCGATTGCCGCTGCATTATCACGACGCTTCGGGCAAAGCCCAGGTGAGCCTGAGGCCCACCGCCGAACTGATTGCGCAAGCCGACGATGAGCGTCTGGCCGAAGACCTGCGCCTGCTTTATGTCGCCCTGACCCGCGCCCAGCATGCTTGCTGGCTGGGGGTGACGGATCTCAAACGCGGCAATAACAACAGCTCGGTGCTGCACCTTTCTGCCCTTGGCTACTTGCTCGGTGGAGGCGCCTCTCTGGGTGAGTCCATCGCCCTTGATCGTTGGCTGCAAGACCTGCAACAAGATTGTCCTGCCATCTGCATCGGTGAAATGCCGCAACCCACCGACGAGCACTATCAGCCACCGCGTAATGACGCCATCCTCAGTGCCACTCTGCTGCCCAAGCGCAAAGCCAGCGAAAACTGGTGGATCGCGTCTTACAGTGCGCTGCGTATCAGCGACGTATTGAGTGTTGGCAGTGATGAAGCACCGGACAGTCCTCAAGCACAAAAGCTTTTCGATGACGAACGTCTCGACCCCGACGCTCCACGAGAAATCATTACCGGTGGCGCCGACATCCATCGTTTCCCGCGTGGCCCCAATCCCGGAACGTTTCTCCATGGTTTGCTGGAATGGGCGGGTGACGACGGTTTCGCTGTTACCCGTGAGGCATTGGAAGACGCGATTGCCCGGCGCTGTAATCTGCGCGGTTGGGAAGGCTGGATCATCACTCTAAGTGACTGGTTGCAGCATTTGCTCCAATTACCGCTGCCGATCGGTGACAGCCAGCCGCCGGTCATTCTGGAGCAACTGAAACAGTACCGGGTGGAGATGGAGTTCTGGTTCGCCAGTCACAAAGTCGACGTACTCAAACTCGATGAACTGGTGCGGCAATACACGCACAACGGCGTGGCTCGGGTAGCCGCAGAGCCGGTGCAGCTCAATGGCATGTTCAAAGGCTTCATCGACCTGACTTTCGAGCACGACGGCCGCTATTACGTGGCGGACTACAAATCCAACTGGCTGGGCACCGATGACCTGGCCTACACCGAGCAGGCCATGGAACAGTCGATCCTCGATAATCGCTACGACTTGCAATATGTGCTGTACCTGTTGGCGTTGCATCGCCAGCTCAAGGCACGGTTGCCCGACTACGATTACGAACGGCATGTCGGTGGCGCGCTGTACCTGTTTCTGCGCGGCACCCGCGCAGCCAGTCGCGGTGCTTACTTTGTGCGACCTCCGCGCGAGTTGATCGAGCGTCTGGACCGGATGTTCCAGGGCAAACCTGAACCCAAGGCCGAGCCCTTGTGGGAACAGGGAGTCTTGTTATGA